One Oryctolagus cuniculus chromosome 7, mOryCun1.1, whole genome shotgun sequence genomic window, GGGCTCTGCCTGCCTGCTTTTCCCGTCTTGCACTGCCCCGACCCCAGGGGCGGGAGAGGGACCCTGGCCCTGAGCCTTCCGAAGCCCCGGGGTCCCCCAGCTGGTGCTGTGTCGTCTGGTGCCCCCCACCCGCCCTGGGGGCCTTCTGTCCTCAGGTGACCCCTCCTCCTGCGAACTGGGTTGCTCTAGTCACAAACCACTCACAGCGGTGTGGCCTTGcgcccacctgccctgcctgctgggtCTCCTCCGGCCCCTCCAGAGGCCCCTCGTGTAGGCCTGGGCTGGTGGCTGGCCGCCAGCaagccaggggcaggaggcagcccaTCGGGGACCCAGCCCCAGGACCTCACTGAGTGACCCCAGCACGGGCAGGACGCTGGCGTCCCGAGGGCCCGGGGCTGGCTGCCCAGGACTGGTGCCGGGCAGCCCCACACCTATGCCTGCCTCCTCCTCGCCCACTGCCCGCCCACAGCCCCCGGGTGCCGCCCGCCCGGGACGACGCTCTGTTACAGGCCGGCCGGGTTTTCTACAAAGACCTCCTTCTGACTTAGTCTTGCGTCTTTTCTCTGTGGGCCCCTGAGGGCCCCCGGACGCTGGCCCTGCCTGCCACAGGTCGGGGGCGGGCTGCCGTTCCGCCTCCGCCCTGGGCTGGGCCTTTGCTCACCATGCGGGACCACCGATGCCTTCACTTTCCTGCCTCCTGAAAGGAGCTCTGCCCAGCCACGGCCCTTGGTCAGGCCAAGGCCCATCAGCTGGTCACTATGCAAATGCTGCCCAGAGAGACGCCATGGGCTGCCAGGTGGGCGCTaggccaggccccagctcctggcctgctGGCTGTAGCCTCGAAGAGCAGAGTCgacgccccctccctgcctgagCTCCACCCCCTCGCACCCTGCTTGGCCCTGGGCTGGCTGGCGATCCCTCCCCCTGCCGGTCACCCACCGTCAATAAACCTGTGCCACTTGCACCCCGCCTGCTCACTGGACCACCTGCTCTGCTGACCGCAGCTCCGCACGGAGGGCGTCGCGCTCTGGgtcccctgcctgccccaagGGCAGCCCTGAGTGGGGGCCGAGGCGCTGCCCCGACTCTGGGACACATGGCGGGAGCCTGGGGCTGCTTTGGCGAAATCTTGTTCCTGAcaccctggccccctcccccacacccccacttCTCTGGTGTAGGCAGTGTCCCCTGGTGGGAGCAGGGGTGGACGCAGCCAGCAGGGATGGCCCGAGGCTGGTCTTGGCCCTGCAGCCGGGGCCCCCTGGTCCCCACAGCTTGGCTGCTTTAGCTTCTCAAGGAGGTGTTAGGGTGCCCTGGGGTCACCCGGTGTGGGTGATCACCAGGTGCAGCCACCAATTTCGTACAGAGCAGCCCAGGGGCCCTGAGACCTGTCGGTGCACCCTGAGGCTGAGGCAGCTGCATCTGGCCTGTGCACACACCTGTCCACAGGTGTGGACACACCAGGCCAGAGGGTCCCTGCGTGGGGCAGCTTCTCCCATACACACACCATTGCCCTGGGGCATGGCACCCAGAGCGGGGCCTGATGAGTAAGCCGGTGTGTGGGCACGGCTGCTGCCCATGGCCTAGGGGTGCTGGGCTGGTCCGCACCCGGTTGGTTTCGCCGCGCCGCTGCCCTCCATCGAGGAGCCAATGGCCACGCAGGGATGGTTCAGGTGCTGGGAGTCCAGCGTTGGGTTTGGCCTCCACTGAGCCCCCGGAAGCATCCGTGGGAGACGCCACCCACTGAGACCTGACCCCCCCTTGCTGTTCCCTTGTGGTGTGCGATGGCCTgcagcagcactggccctggtgggGACACCCGGCCCTGTGGAGCGTCCGGCAGCTCCACAACAGGACAGGCGGGCAAACCAGAGGCTGCCACGGCCGAGAGCAGCTGTGGCGcctgtgggcagtgggcagagctgcGTAAGCTGAGCACCCGTGCAGGCCCAACTGCGGTGGCCTCCAGGGAGCCACTGCAGCCCAGGCCCTCCGGGTCTGCCAGCCACTGTTACGGGGGACCTTGTCCACGGGGGGAGTGAGTTCAGGGGAGTGAGTTCAGGGGACCTCGTCCACGGTGGGGGGGGGAGTGAGTTCAGGGGACCTCGTCCATGGGGGGGGAGTGAGTACAGGGGACCTCGTCCACGGGGGGGAGTGAGTTCAGGGGACCTCGTCCACGGGGAGGGGACCTCGTCCACGGCGGGGGGGCTCGTCCACGGGGGGAGTGGAGTGCCTGGTGGAAGATGCTTGCTGGGGCCTTGCCTTGCTGCTCGGCTTGGGCGCCCAAGACCTCCAGGGTGGGAGGGTCTCTGCGGGGGCAGGGGGGCTCAGGACACCCCCTGGAGGGAGGGACACCCACCTctggcgctggccctgggagccTGCTGGGTAAGACTGCCGGGATCCAGTCCTGCATGTGGAGGCTTTGCTGGGACCACTGCCACCCCACCCGGCCCTCTAGGCACCACAAGCAGGTGTGAGGGACCCCCCAGCAGCCCCTTCAGGGGCTCCCAGCAGAGGTGGCCGATGGCCACCTGGCAGTCCAGCTGGAAGACAGACCTGTCCATCATGTCCTGTGCTCTCTAGGGCAGGACCCCCGACCCCAGCATCCCCTACTCAGCTGCAGGGCCTAGGGCggccagagaggcaggggagCGATGAGTTTCCCGGTCCTGGTAGAGGTCCTGGTAGAGTGTCCCTAGGGCCCGCACTGGGGACTGGGGGGACGCTCCTCACCCCAGGCCGGCTGCTGGCACAGCTGCAGTACTCGGCTCCTGCCGGCAGGGGGCAGACGTGGCAGCTGCAGGAGCAGGTCTCCACCATCAGCTGCTGGCCTTCCTGCCgctgccccaggctgcccccaggctgcccccagGCCCTGGATCCTCGATTCACCTGCGTGGTATAGGAGGCGTTGTACGCTGGGCCACgccatgccccccccccactgtctGCCGCAGCTGTAGGGGCTCCTGAGGCAGCGACCCTCggcctgtggggtgggggtggggcttcagtcctgcctgttccacctGCAGGCCACCAGGGACAGGAGGTCCCGGGTGGGGGGCTAGACAGCAGCCCTTCTGCTCTGTGTCCTGCGGCTCCAGGAAGGCCGCGTGGTTTTGCCGGGTGCCCGGTGCCCCGGATGCTTCTTCCATGGACAGCAGggggagctgcacctgctgctcagcCCTGAGGACCCCGCTGAGCCCGGGGGCAGCCAAGGGTGAGGGGTGAgaccacctggcccagtcctcccCCCTTACTGGCCGTGTTGGGCACTCACCATGGGTGATGCCGGGGCGCTGTGTGGCCCAGATGCCATCATCGAAGGTGCAGCCGCTCAGCCGTGGGAACACCAGGAGCCTGGGCGTGGAGGTGGCACCTGCTACCCTGTGCCCACGGCACTGAGCCACACCTAACACCACACACCACACTCGGCCCAGATTCCTGTCTGTGAGGCCCCGACATGTCCCCAGGGTGGCCCTGTGGCCTGGTCACAGGTGTGAGGGGGGCCCAGCCCCTGGAGCCGACTCAGGGCTCCTGGCACTGAGGAACTGGGAGAGAGGGACcccccacactccctccctccccacactcCCGGACCCAGCTGGTGGAGCCTTGGCTCTCAGGGGCGGTGAGGTGAGCTAGCCAGCCACCATGAGGTCCCTGAGGGGGACAGGAAGTCACgctggggcagagctggccctgggctgACCCTGGCCCGCACGACCAGAGCTGTCACCCTCTGTACGACCCTGGCCCCACTATGCAAGGGCAAGATGGCCAAGGCCTCTCTGGAAGTTCAAGGCTCAGAGGTGTGACTGGCTGGGCTGCTGGCCAGGAGACGGGTCAGGCGTGGTGTCCCTGAAGGGGGCGTGGTCCCGGGGGGCCCAGAGCCCCCACAACTGGCGCCCAAACAGGGGAACAGGGACATCTTCTCCCGCTTGGTGTGGTAAGCAGATCATGGGCAGCAGGTAAGGAAGGCACCGGTGACTCGTTTAATTCACCACTTTTTACGGAGTTAGAATGTCAGTTTGTGGTTCCTGAGTGCAGCCCATGGTCTCCTGAGGACGGTTAAAGCTAACGTGATGAAGGCGTATCGGCAGCGGTGGGTTACGTGGGCTCCGCTCAAAACAGTCATTCAGCGGTGAGAAGGAAGAGACGTTGGTGTGGGAAAGGAAACCACCACATCGATCCGCGAGTGTGAACTCGCAGACCGAGACCTGCCTGAGGTCCGAGCCCAGAGAGAAGTCATGCTTGGACCAACCTGCGCCCCTGCAGTTCCTGCGGCACCACCTCCAGCTTCTGGGGGCTCATGGTCTCACAGCACTGCGGGCGAGCCGCGTAGCCAACGTTGGGCGTGCAACGCTCTTCCCACGGAGCTCCCGGCCGCTTTGACTTTCGCTTTCCCGGGAAGCTTTCACGCCGATGGGGAAACGATGCCTGCACAGGGATGGGTTTTGATGTTACTGCGAATTTTAACTACGCATGCACTATGGACAGCCCTGCTCTCAGTGTTGTGTTGAGTTCTTGCGTGCCTGGATGGAAGGTCTGACTTACACGCTCGCCAAAATTGTATTCTCAGACCAACAGTTCCGTCAGCGGCAAATGTGGTTGGGGGACGCACAGCCGGCGTGCGATAACCCAGCGCGCCCAGCGTCTGAGATCCTGGCGGGACCGGGGCAGGTCTCGCTCACACTCAGCGCCCCGCGACCCACTGGGCGAAACAGTTGCTGCAGAAGCTTGGACAAGAGTAAGCAGCGGCACCGCTGGTGGCTCATTTACTGAGACATAAGGACCGGAGAACGTaaccagtgaaagatgacccCAAACGAAGACCCAGCTGCTGTCTTGCCAGGGCACTTAGCTTACGGAAATGCCAGTGAGGACTGTCAGGCCGTTATCCGCCCTATCAAAGAGTCAGGCAATGTGCTGGATTATATGAAAGCGTGTCACAACATAGGCtcgaagggccggcgctgtggcgcagcaggttaacaccctggcctgaagcgccggcatcccatatggcaccggttcgagtcccggctgctccacttccgacccagctctctgctgtggcctgggaaggcagtggaagacggtccaagttgttgggcccctgcacccccatgagaaacctggaagaagcacttggctcctggctttggatcggcacagttgcggccaactggggagtgagccgtcggacggaagacctcgccctctccctctccctctccctctccctctccctctccctctccatctctgtctctctctgcctctcctctctctgtgtaactctttcaaataaataaataaatcttaaaaaaacaaaacttacagcCAAGTTGCTGCCATGGAGACCTTTGCAGTAGAAAGGGGGGAGAAGGTGCTACAACTGCGGGAGGCCTGTCACTTCCGCAGAGAACGGCGGGCCCCACAGCTGAAATCGGAACCAGAAGGCAAGCACCCTGACCGGCTACGCCCCAGATGCGAGAAAGGAAAGCACGGGCTATTGAGTgtaaatctaaagaaaataaaggagcTGCTTCCAGTTAACAAGTCGGAAAACGAACAGGTGGTAGTGTGCCTAATAGGGGCGTGGTGTGGCTAATGGGGGCGTGGTGTTCTCAGTGGGGGCGTGGTGTGCCTAATGGGGGCATGGTGTCCCTAATGGGGGCGTGGCGTTCCTAATGGAGGCGTGGCATTCTCAGTGGGGGCATGGTTCCTAATAGGGGCGTGGTGTGCCTAATGGGGGCGTGGTGTTCTCAGTGGGGGCGTGGTGTGGCTAATGGGGGCGTGGTGTTCTCAGTGGGGGCGTGGTATGCCTAATAGAGGCGTGGTGTTCTCAGTGGGGGCGTGGTGTCCCTAATGGGGGCGTGGTTCCTAATAGGGGCGTGGTGTGCCTAATGGGGGCGTGGTGTTCTCAATGGGGGCGTGGTGTCCCTAATGGGGGTGTGGTTCCTAATAGGGGCGTGGTGTGCCTAATGGGGGCGTGGTGTTCTCAGTGGGGGCGTGGTGTGGCTAATGGGGGCGTGGTGTTCTCAATGGGGGCGTGGTTCCTAATAGGGGCGTGGTATGCCTACTGGGGGCGTGGTGTTCTCAGTGGGGGCGTGGCATTCCTTCAGCCCCAAGGAAAATGGAGCTAAGGCTCCTGATACCACGCTGTCTCGGACATCCCTCGTCCTGCTCTCTCACACTAAATCTCCTTGGAAAGCCTGATAAGATCCATGCAGCATATTTTGGCCCTATCCCTCCGGAACTGTTGGGCTCATTCTGGGCCGCGCAGTCTGGCCCTTAGGTATGTGCTGGGGCAATTGATGAAGATTACGGAGGGGAAGTTGCAGTCAAACTTAGTGTCATCACAACACGACATTTGAACAAGGACATAGCCCAGCTATTGCTACTGCCCTAGCACCCCCTGACAACCCACTGCCAACCCCAGGACCGGTGGCCCGGCAGCACGGACGTAACTCTAGGATTATCCACTGCTCTAGAAGAAAATACTGAGCCTGTTTGAACACTATATAAAAGGAAAACGCTTTGCAGGAATGTTGGAGACCAGAGCCTATATCTCTATCACGAAAAGTACTGAATGGCCTGGTTGGTGGGTTAGGAACCCACTTCTAGCCTAATTGGGACAGGAAGGTCGGATCAAGGGCAGACATGCGTGAGCACTCACTGTCTCACAGCCCCAGGCCCCGATACAACCGGAGCATTGATAAAGCCTCTCATTACGGAGTTACCTATAAACCGGAGGGGACGGGACTTCCTGCGGCAAATTCTAAATTAGTGGTTAATGAGCTTTTACATAGGGGCCGCTGGGGAGAGTTCGCCTCTAAAAGAAACCTGGAAATCCTGAGCCCATCTGAACTCCTCAACAGCCCCCATCAAAGGAGAGGCTTTAAAAACAGTCACGACACAGCTGCCCCTGGGACACGCAGAACCGCAGCTTCTCCCTGGAATTCACCAGTGTTGGTTAGGAAAACGGAGACCGCTAGTCGGCCTTAGAACTGTCAACGCATCTCTAGTCCACAAGGGGGCGCCGCCGCCGGGACTCCCGAACCGTCCAGGATTCCAAAGACTGGTAGATTCTCGTTGTAGACTGAGTGTTTTTTAGCATCCTGAGGACCGGGGTAGATTTGCCTTTTCCGTTCCCTCATGTAACGATGTAGACCTGTGCATAGGTACCGAGGACAGTTCTAGCCCAAGGGATGGTGAGCTCACCTACCGTGTGTCCCCTCCACGTAGCGCAGGCTCTGGGACCTGCTAGAGCCTTGTACCCTAACGCTTGTATTATACATTGCATGGATGACAGCCCCATATCCCACCATGCCAAAAAATATCACCAGAAACATTTGAACACACTATTGAGAATCTAAATCAACGCGGGCTTTCGGTGGCCCCAgagaaaacacaatcacacatTCCCTGCTCTTCTCTTGGGTATGTGGTCGGTTGCACAGCGATTatatctcaaaaaactaaaatgaaacatAACGCCCTAAATAAATGATTTTCGAAGGCTCTTGGGTGATATTAATTGGCTCCGCCCCACCCCTGGCTAtgcattaaaaattcatttaaactgcTGGAGGGCGACCCTGATCTCAACAGCCCTCGCTCCATTTCCAAAGCCGCTGAGTGTGAACTCCAGTTGGCTGAAGAACGGTGAGTGTGAGCGCTACCTCCCGAGAGACCCTCGCTGCCCCCGACACGGCCGTCGACACAGAAGACCGACCGCGGGAGTGACTGCTCAGCCTGGCAGCCTCTGGAGTGGACGCGTGTGCGTCCTACGGGTTCTAAACCTCACGTCTGGACAACATAGACACCTCATTTCAGCAGCCGTGAGCGCATCACAACCCTCGTAGATCTGTCCCACCTCTGAACAAAGTCGGCCTACAGCCTGCCTTACACTTAGCCGTCATCTCCAAGTGGCCCTGGCGGACTGCACTGGCACACTGGACAGTCACTTTCCCTCAGCTgggatccctccctccctccctctctctctttctttctaaagttttatttttttttacttgaaaaccagagttacacagagagaaggagaggcagagagagagagacagagagagagagagaggtcctccatccgctggttcactccccaaatggctgcaacagccagagctgcgccaatccgaagccaggagccaggagcttcttccaggtctctcacatgggtgcaggggcccgaggacttgggccatttcccgctgctttcccaggccacagcagagagctggatcggaagtggagcagccgggactagaaccggcgcccatatgggatgccggtgcttcaggccagggcattaacctgctgcgccacagcgccggccccaccaggcCCAAACTTATAGCGGATATTATTGATACTTATTCATCTTCTCTTCGGGCTGTTGCCTCCAACCAAGAAAACGCCACTGCCGCCATTGCCACGTTGCTGTCGTGGGCTTTGCCTATGCAGATACGGCCCGGCCTTCACCACTAACGAACTGATTACATTTCTTTCAGAATGGGGAATTCAACACAAAACGGGTATTCCTTATAATCCACGGGGCCAAGCCATTGTTGAACGAGCCAATCGTACACTTAAAACTCAtttattaaaacagaaaaggGGGAATTAAGGGGACAACCCCCAAAACCTCCGGGCTACCGCTCTTTtcactcttaattttaaaatttacctatGGGAGAACCAGTGTCGCGGGCAGAAAAACACTTCCAATCGGCGAAGTCGGGGGTGAGGGGGTAAATGTACCTGCATACTATAAATAGATTACATACAACACACATGAATACGAGCTACCGCATTCCCGGGAGCTGAGCCCTCCGGCCCCTAGGCCGAGGCCATGGTCTTGTCTTCTCAGACACTGGAGAAGGGTCTGGTGCCCCCTTCGAGTAACCAGACCAGAAAGGCTCCGAACCGGGGGCCCAGCGTCGATGCCGGCGGCCGAGAAAATGGCGGCGTGGACTCTGTCATCGCCACAGCCCAAACAGCAAAAAGCAACGCAGAGGGAGAGTCCCCACGCGGGCCCAGACGAGAGATCTGCCCAGGGAGGAAGAGGGCGCCCTCGCTTCCCCGCCAGGGAGGCAGACGGCGCCCTCACTTCCCCGCAGGGAGGAAGACGGCGCCCTCGTTTCCCCGGGGACCCGGTGGCGCCTGCAGAACTGCTCCTCGGGGTGACGGCCGTTCTGACCCGTGCGTCGGGGCCGGAGCACACCTCACCACCCCACCCGCCCTCACTGCGCACCGTGGGCTGGGCTGCGCCTGCTCCTGTTGCCGAGGACGGCGGCCCCAGCTTCCCGATGAAAGGAAAGAACTCAGCATTTCGCCCGGATACCGAACGCTTCCACCATGTTTGGGGGCCAGCTCCGTGCTTGGAGCTATCCCCCAGTGGGGGGGTACGATGCCAACAGTGGGACTGGATTCCTTACGGGATTTTTTTCTGCTGTTACACTCGTTTTCCATCATTCTGAAAGTGTCTGTTATCCCCTTATTGTTAATTTCTCAGACGTAGCCCAGTTTCCCAGAGAGACCCCGCGGCTCTGTACCCTGGCGGGGGGACACCTGGGGTTCCTGTGGAGGACAATCCGGCAACATCTCCTATAAACGGAATTTGACGTTCATCGACTGGGGCCCGCCAGGGTTCTTTACATCCTGTGCAGTTCGTCGCGTATTTACTTCAACAAACCGAAACTAAGGACTCTCAGACTGTCCTGCGGCACGGGGCTGACACCCTTTAACTCGGCACAGCGGGGGCTGGCTCCTCCCGCCCCTTGGTCCCCGACACGGCACTTCCGCAACCTTCCCGCAGCTACTCAATGGTTTTCTTTTGCCCTCAGCCACGGCAAAGCCACCGCCACACTCGGGGAAGCCAGCAGAGAGCGAGCCTGCACTGCCCCGCCCCACGTGCCCTGGACGGTTACCTTCAACACACCCTCCAGAGTTACCTGGACTGCCTGCCTCATCCATTCCGTTCCTTTCAATAGAACCAGCAGTCTACAATGATTTTGTCTCAAAGCCCAAGCCTCTGAATCCCGTCAACTTGCCTGGGCCTTGGACTGAATCCGGTTTCTATCGCGTTTCTGTCATCACACCAAACGTATGAAAGGTCTGTCGGAAGCTCACTGCTAGCACGCTGGGCTCCCGCGGCAGGAACAGCAGCAGGTGCGCCCTCAGTGACTCCATCTCGACTCAGGAGTTCATTGCGAAACGGCAACGAGACTCCCACAGTCTCAGGCCACCAAGCGGGGATAGATCAACCAACGAGTCAAAGACTGCAAGAGTTACGGGCGGCGATCGCCTGGCCAGGATCAGCCAGCAGACACTCAAGGCCGACTCGCTCCCCCACGTCATTGGAGCTTCACGAAGTTTTGTGTCGCTCACCTGCTGTCCCGGGTTAGTGTTTTCCGTGGTCTCCTTCTTCTCCTCGCAGGAATCTGCACTGCATTGCCAAACCCCCAGAAACGCCAGCTCCGCACTCGCCTCTCCGCCGCCGTCTTGCGACTGAAACAGAGAAGGGGCAGTTTGCAGGAGCTGGCATCCGGGACTGTCCACGCAGGAGGAAGTCAGCGAAGGACTCGGCGtaaggcccaggcccagcagtcACCAAAGGCGTCTGCCTCCACCTGTTGGTGGTGCGGGACGGTGGCCGGGCCTGGAGACCGACCCGGCTTGTTTCCTTACTGCTGGCTGTGCTGCGCGCTGGGGTCACGCTGTGGGCAGAGTCGTCCGTGTCCCGCGTCTTCCGGAGCAGAGTCTCGCGGGTCCCGGGGACCCAGAGCCcccacacctttcaaataagtaaaccttaaaaaaaacacaggagCAGGAGCTGTTGGTGGGCGTCCTGTGGACCCCTCAGTCCTCTCAGGAGGGGCGCTGGCCCCGACttgctgggccccagcccctgagCTCACTGGGTCACCACAGAGGTGACCAGGGGTGGCCAGTGTCCCCCCAGGCCGGGCCCAGGGACTGAAGGTGCCTGGTGTTTCGTGGGCCTGAACGTCTTTTCCTCCCCTGTGCCCCCCGTACCCCGGGCTGCAGGGCATCGCCAGTGCTGGTGTGGGACCAGCACAGAGCACGGGGctcccctgggcccctcctcAAGCCCTGGCCAGACAGGCCCTCTGGGGGAGGCGGGCTTGGGGACCCCTCCTGATCCTGACCCTCCCGGGTCTCTAGGCCGCCGTCACCACACGGAGGGCGGCCTCCTTCGCCAAGGccgctgtcccctctgcctgctgccctggcaCCCGTGGAGCCGCCGGCAGGAAGCCCCTTCTGAGAGCTGCCCCGGCATCCTACCGGACCCTCCCCTCCAAGGGGCAGTTTTGGGTTGGAAATCCCAGCAGACCCCTGGGGCCAGCCTCGCTTCTCCGTCCTGGTCTCCATGCTAAGGCCACCAGTTCTGGGGCAAGACTGCTGGGTGGCCTCGATCCCGCTGACCAGAGGCCACTCCCGGCTCGGGCGGCTTCTCCCTGGGGCACCACCCAGGAGGCTGGGGCCCtggacccctgctgcctctcaagtccACTGGTACCCGCGGACACAGGGCCACCCCGAGGCAGGAGAGGCCTGCCCCTGCTGTGTACCTGGGTGAGCCCAggatctgcctctgcttctatccAGGACCTGGGCGGCCTCCTGGACAAAACTGTCCACCCTCAGGACAGCTGGGCCGCCCTGCGTAGGGGTGGCAGGACCCCggatggggcgggggagggcggcCAGGTTCCCACGGACGGACCCACGGACAGCTGGACGCTCCTCCGCTTCTGCCCCCGGGCCTGAACTCTGCCCGAGGCGTGGCCACGGCTGGACCACAGGAAATCAGGGTGCCCGGGGCCCGCAGCAAGCCCCAGACTGATCCTGGCGCGGGGCCGGACGAGCGGCGGGCCCCGGGGTCTGAACCGCGCGGCCCTGCACGGCCGGCGGGAGGAACTCGGGCGGTGCGGCCGGGGCTGTGAGCGGGACCCCACTCAGGGCCGGCGGGAAATTCGGTCATTTTTACGGCTGAACGTCCCATGGCCTCACAGTGGACAGAGAAGGCCAGCGCTGGACCCTCAGCGGCCCGCGGGGAGGACACTGCAGGGCGGGGTGGCCTAGACGGCTTCCCGCACGCAGGCCGGAGGGCGGTCGGGGTCATCCCGAGGCTCCGGGGAGTCAAATCAGCCAGCCCGCAGGGAGGCGGACGAAGCCACGAAGCCGCCTTCCAGCGCGCCCGCcgctctccc contains:
- the LOC127489281 gene encoding translation initiation factor IF-2, which codes for MGRFRSQVRGAAARIVLEGRSGPGPRGGGGANEDGPSSAPRPRPRPICPRPPPAHAHLSPSPRVGRRRAQARRGRGRSKVRKRGACDGENRAAPRQDPALRIRRRRRRRLSFQDGCSRGGALARFRFRCAGLWGGRSRRPGGRRPRLPVPASPGSCAGARRAVSACAQADNSAGRGPRWWWGERRARWKAASWLRPPPCGLADLTPRSLGMTPTALRPACGKPSRPPRPAVSSPRAAEGPALAFSVHCEAMGRSAVKMTEFPAGPEWGPAHSPGRTARVPPAGRAGPRGSDPGARRSSGPAPGSVWGLLRAPGTLISCGPAVATPRAEFRPGGRSGGASSCPWVRPWEPGRPPPPHPGSCHPYAGRPSCPEGGQFCPGGRPGPG